A stretch of the Flavobacterium aquiphilum genome encodes the following:
- a CDS encoding SDR family oxidoreductase: MIKKITVIGATGMIGTPVTKELIKAGFEVTAFVRNIEKEKHIFPSGVHFVQGDLKNVSNISKAIKDADAVYISISSGPNDTENGFNPEAGGVDNIITALKTSSVKRVGFLSSFLARNYKDDWWAMNAKKQAVQKIKNTGIPYTIFYPANFMQNFNGGMRDGNKVNIIGTSNEKSWWIDAEDFGKQVANAFKTEKSLNREYAVQGLEPLTTTEATQIFVENYTKEKLTIAKLPIGMAKILSLFIKPLRYVVPLISVMNNNKEIFEAQKTWDELGKPTMTVAKFAKK; the protein is encoded by the coding sequence ATGATTAAGAAAATAACAGTAATTGGAGCAACAGGAATGATAGGTACTCCTGTAACCAAAGAATTGATAAAAGCAGGCTTTGAAGTAACAGCTTTTGTGAGAAACATTGAAAAAGAAAAACATATTTTTCCATCGGGTGTACATTTTGTGCAAGGCGACCTAAAAAACGTATCGAACATTTCCAAAGCAATAAAAGATGCAGATGCGGTTTACATCAGTATATCTTCAGGTCCTAACGATACCGAAAACGGATTTAATCCTGAAGCAGGAGGTGTGGATAATATTATTACTGCCCTTAAAACATCATCTGTAAAACGAGTTGGATTTTTATCTTCGTTTTTGGCAAGAAACTACAAAGACGATTGGTGGGCAATGAATGCCAAAAAACAAGCAGTTCAAAAAATTAAAAATACGGGTATTCCATATACCATATTTTATCCTGCCAATTTTATGCAAAATTTTAATGGTGGAATGAGAGATGGAAATAAGGTAAACATCATCGGAACATCCAATGAAAAATCGTGGTGGATAGATGCCGAAGATTTTGGTAAACAAGTAGCAAATGCTTTTAAAACTGAAAAATCATTGAATAGAGAATATGCTGTACAAGGCTTGGAACCGTTAACTACAACAGAAGCAACCCAAATTTTTGTAGAAAACTATACCAAAGAAAAATTAACGATTGCAAAATTACCAATCGGGATGGCAAAAATTTTATCTTTGTTTATAAAGCCTTTACGGTATGTTGTGCCATTAATATCGGTAATGAACAACAACAAAGAAATCTTTGAAGCTCAAAAAACTTGGGACGAATTGGGCAAGCCAACAATGACGGTAGCGAAATTTGCAAAAAAATAA
- a CDS encoding efflux RND transporter permease subunit, whose amino-acid sequence MQITNFSVKNYQFTLILALLVAVVGVLTLFTMPRSEDPGTHPPQYLITVIYPGTSPKDMEEQVVKPIENKIYGLENIEKILTTVEDGVAAFQVKFKYGVDVDNKYQEISTEMNALKNSELPKDIYMIKTEKISSSDVKILQVALVSENASDKKLRDEADELKTKIEKITNLKDVKYSGIPEQEIRVDLNLEKLAQLKIPLNIVMGSLQSEAADIPGGSIDLDTKVFNVKTSGKFKNADDVANTVVYNANGKIIYMKDVAEVSYKSEVVNHITRINGHRCVLVTAGMKDNVNISDVQKQYLPIVAEFSKDLPPNIKLIKNFDQADMVSKRLGHLGFDFALAILLVVITLVPLGGRASLIVMISIPLSLALGLIAMNALGYSLNQLSIVGLVVALGLLVDDSIVVVENIERWLREGHSKMDAVLKGTKQIGIAVVGTTTTLVIAFLPLAFLPDMAGEFIRSLPMAVITSVLASMIVALTLVPFLGSRFLKTHEHGEGNIFLQYLQKFLTRAYRDIMPKALKFPKITIAISVFLSVIAFGLFSVTGFKLFPTSEKPMFLINIKMPLQANISESNRVTKIVEAELKNHKEIVYYTSNVGHGNPQIYYNVHPQDRKSDFSQVFVQLEDEATPTEKTALIKKLRDKFKTMPYAKVEVKDFEQGTPLEANIVVRIFGEDQAVLRKLSAQVESILRNQKGTVYINNELNTYKTDVKVKINKEKARTLGVLTSEVDKVIRLAVAGLTVGDYIDDRGDARNVIITLPRNKFSNLDALKNLYVNNVQGTPIALNQIASITFETAPTAINHFNKSLFSKVSAMTKEGYLANDLLVDIIPKLDKLKMPKGYYYKLSGEKESEGDALGGNFLSVIILSAFLFIAVLLLQFKTFKGIIIVLSIIPLGVLGGVLFLLATGNPMSLVSIIGFIGLSGIQVKNSLLLVDFTNQLRQEGKSIDEAIAIAGETRFLPVVLTSITAICGLIPLAVNPNPQISPLAIVLIGGLISSTILSRIVTPVMYKLIPPSLEKSNYSIN is encoded by the coding sequence ATGCAAATAACAAATTTTTCCGTTAAGAATTATCAGTTCACACTGATTCTGGCGCTGTTAGTCGCTGTGGTTGGGGTGCTAACCTTATTCACGATGCCAAGATCAGAAGACCCCGGAACGCATCCGCCACAATATTTGATTACCGTTATTTATCCCGGAACGAGTCCGAAAGATATGGAAGAACAAGTCGTAAAACCTATTGAAAATAAGATTTACGGATTGGAAAATATTGAAAAAATCCTCACAACCGTTGAAGATGGTGTAGCCGCTTTTCAGGTAAAATTCAAATACGGAGTGGATGTTGACAATAAATATCAGGAAATCTCCACCGAAATGAATGCCCTTAAAAACAGCGAATTGCCAAAAGATATTTATATGATTAAGACGGAGAAAATTTCGTCTTCGGATGTAAAAATTCTTCAGGTTGCTTTGGTTTCAGAAAATGCATCCGACAAAAAACTACGCGATGAGGCCGATGAACTAAAGACAAAGATTGAAAAAATAACCAATCTCAAGGACGTAAAATACAGCGGCATTCCGGAACAGGAAATCCGCGTAGATTTGAATTTGGAAAAATTGGCACAACTGAAAATTCCATTGAACATAGTAATGGGAAGTTTACAAAGTGAAGCTGCCGATATTCCCGGCGGAAGTATCGATTTGGACACCAAAGTATTCAACGTAAAAACAAGCGGTAAATTTAAAAATGCGGATGATGTTGCCAATACCGTCGTTTACAATGCTAACGGAAAAATCATCTATATGAAAGACGTAGCCGAAGTGAGCTACAAATCTGAAGTGGTAAATCACATTACAAGAATTAATGGACACCGATGCGTTTTGGTCACCGCCGGAATGAAGGACAATGTAAACATTAGCGATGTGCAAAAGCAATATTTACCAATTGTAGCCGAATTCTCCAAAGATTTGCCTCCTAACATAAAACTAATCAAGAACTTTGACCAAGCCGATATGGTATCAAAACGTTTGGGACATCTAGGCTTTGACTTTGCATTGGCCATTCTTTTGGTTGTCATTACATTGGTGCCATTAGGTGGAAGAGCATCTCTTATCGTTATGATTTCCATTCCTTTATCATTGGCTTTAGGTTTAATTGCAATGAATGCTTTAGGGTATTCCTTAAACCAATTGAGCATTGTTGGCTTGGTAGTCGCTTTAGGATTATTGGTTGATGACAGTATTGTGGTGGTCGAAAACATTGAGCGTTGGTTGCGTGAAGGGCATTCTAAAATGGATGCTGTTTTAAAAGGAACTAAACAAATAGGAATCGCTGTTGTTGGTACAACCACTACTTTGGTAATTGCTTTTTTGCCATTGGCTTTTCTTCCCGATATGGCAGGCGAATTCATCCGAAGTTTACCAATGGCGGTTATCACGAGTGTTTTGGCTTCTATGATTGTGGCGTTGACATTGGTTCCATTTTTGGGAAGCCGATTTTTAAAAACGCATGAACATGGTGAAGGAAACATCTTTCTTCAATATTTGCAAAAATTTCTAACAAGAGCCTACAGGGACATTATGCCAAAAGCATTGAAATTTCCAAAAATTACGATTGCCATTTCAGTATTTTTAAGTGTAATTGCTTTTGGATTGTTTTCGGTTACCGGATTCAAATTGTTTCCAACTTCTGAAAAACCAATGTTTCTTATCAATATTAAAATGCCGCTTCAGGCCAATATTTCTGAAAGTAACCGAGTGACAAAAATTGTGGAAGCAGAATTAAAAAACCACAAAGAGATTGTTTACTACACCTCAAATGTGGGACATGGAAACCCGCAGATTTACTATAACGTGCATCCACAGGACAGAAAATCTGATTTTTCCCAAGTATTTGTTCAGTTGGAAGATGAAGCTACACCTACCGAAAAGACGGCTTTAATTAAAAAATTGCGCGACAAGTTCAAAACGATGCCTTATGCCAAAGTGGAGGTAAAAGATTTTGAGCAAGGAACACCGTTGGAGGCCAATATCGTCGTGCGAATATTTGGCGAAGACCAAGCCGTTTTGCGCAAATTATCGGCTCAGGTAGAAAGTATTTTACGAAATCAAAAAGGTACGGTGTACATCAACAATGAGTTGAATACTTATAAAACCGATGTTAAAGTAAAAATCAATAAAGAAAAAGCAAGAACATTGGGCGTACTGACAAGCGAGGTCGATAAAGTAATCCGGCTTGCGGTAGCAGGACTAACCGTTGGTGATTACATTGATGACCGTGGCGATGCCAGAAACGTAATTATTACTTTACCAAGGAATAAGTTTTCTAATCTTGATGCACTGAAAAATTTATATGTAAATAATGTTCAGGGAACACCAATTGCATTGAATCAAATTGCGAGCATCACTTTTGAAACCGCACCCACTGCCATCAACCACTTTAACAAATCACTCTTTTCAAAAGTCAGCGCTATGACAAAAGAAGGTTATTTAGCGAATGACCTGTTGGTAGATATTATTCCAAAATTGGATAAACTAAAAATGCCTAAAGGCTATTATTACAAACTTTCGGGAGAAAAAGAATCAGAAGGCGATGCGTTGGGAGGCAATTTTCTTTCGGTAATCATATTGAGTGCCTTTTTATTCATTGCTGTTTTATTGCTGCAATTTAAAACGTTCAAGGGAATTATTATCGTACTGTCTATCATTCCGTTGGGAGTTCTTGGTGGTGTGTTGTTTTTATTAGCTACAGGAAACCCAATGTCTTTGGTATCTATAATTGGTTTCATTGGACTGTCCGGAATCCAGGTGAAAAATTCCCTCCTTTTGGTCGATTTCACCAATCAATTGCGACAAGAAGGAAAATCCATTGACGAGGCGATTGCCATTGCCGGTGAAACCCGTTTTCTTCCGGTAGTGCTGACATCCATTACGGCAATCTGCGGATTGATTCCGTTAGCGGTGAATCCTAATCCTCAAATATCTCCGTTGGCGATTGTATTGATTGGCGGTTTGATAAGCTCTACCATCCTGTCAAGAATTGTAACCCCGGTAATGTATAAATTGATTCCGCCATCTTTGGAAAAATCTAACTATAGCATTAACTAA
- a CDS encoding TetR/AcrR family transcriptional regulator, whose translation MSIVDRKAREKEALKALILKGAKKLFIEKGIEQTTIRNIADEIDYSVGTVYVYFKDKNAILHDLHSIGFQELGGYFEELFSIEDPMERLRKMGFTYIKFALENQEMYDLMFNLKAPMEFLESSENKDWDEGAVTFGRVKKTIEECINNGHFKGHNIEPLSFMVWSLVHGMCCLEIRQRTKGVKFTNPDTILLDGYNEYLKIIDRL comes from the coding sequence ATGAGTATAGTTGACAGAAAAGCAAGAGAAAAAGAAGCACTGAAAGCATTGATTTTAAAAGGTGCCAAAAAACTTTTTATAGAAAAGGGTATTGAGCAAACTACCATTCGAAATATTGCTGACGAAATTGACTATAGTGTGGGTACGGTATATGTTTATTTTAAAGATAAAAATGCCATTCTGCACGACCTGCATTCCATAGGATTTCAGGAATTGGGAGGGTATTTTGAAGAATTGTTCAGCATAGAAGATCCAATGGAACGATTGCGAAAAATGGGTTTTACCTACATAAAATTTGCCTTGGAGAATCAAGAAATGTATGATTTAATGTTTAATCTTAAAGCACCTATGGAGTTTTTGGAAAGCTCCGAAAATAAAGATTGGGATGAAGGTGCGGTAACTTTTGGCCGTGTAAAAAAAACTATTGAGGAATGTATTAATAATGGGCATTTTAAGGGACATAATATAGAACCGCTTTCGTTTATGGTTTGGAGTTTGGTTCACGGTATGTGCTGTCTTGAAATTCGTCAAAGAACCAAAGGCGTAAAATTCACAAATCCCGATACGATCTTGCTTGATGGCTATAATGAGTATTTGAAAATAATAGATCGGCTATAA
- a CDS encoding TolC family protein has translation MIKNAVILTVILLGYQGYSQSKLDGYIETGLKNNEVIKQHYFDINKSVYALKEARSLFYPTVSLNGSYTRAEGGRTIDIPVGDMLNPVYNTLNQMTNSKAFPTLENQSVLINPDNFYDAKIHTTMPLLNFEIIYNERIKSQQASLQQIELEIYKRELVKEIKIAYYKYLQSIEGIKIYQDALALVKENQRVNQSLFKNDKINRTAVLRSDNEVIRIQANLETAKQVSNNAKSYFNFLLNEKLDSDIETDDNEVLPIDAVTENTQNREELLKLTQVKELNETVGKLTQSYWFPTVSGFADFGFQDFDFDVNKDSRYYFAGLGLQWNIFSGNKNKYKLKQVEEDTKKISSQTDNVRQQLLLQFQVSQNNLKSALEQFYANKNQKESAKKYNDDITKLYKEGQAIYIELLDAQNQWVNAQLNTNIALYNSWIAFAELERANATFTLKN, from the coding sequence ATGATAAAAAATGCAGTAATTCTAACGGTAATCTTACTCGGATATCAAGGATATTCACAAAGTAAGCTAGACGGATACATAGAAACCGGACTAAAAAACAATGAAGTAATAAAGCAACATTATTTTGACATTAACAAAAGTGTGTATGCTCTTAAAGAAGCACGCTCTTTGTTTTACCCCACAGTTTCCTTAAACGGGAGCTATACAAGGGCTGAAGGAGGAAGAACGATTGATATTCCCGTAGGCGATATGCTCAATCCGGTGTATAACACGCTGAATCAAATGACGAATTCCAAAGCGTTCCCAACTCTTGAAAATCAGTCGGTTTTAATCAATCCCGATAATTTCTATGACGCGAAGATTCATACAACAATGCCCTTGCTGAATTTCGAAATTATTTATAATGAAAGGATTAAAAGTCAGCAGGCATCACTGCAACAGATTGAATTGGAAATTTATAAGAGGGAGTTGGTCAAGGAAATAAAAATTGCCTACTACAAATACCTACAGTCCATTGAAGGAATTAAAATTTATCAAGATGCGTTGGCATTGGTCAAAGAGAATCAAAGGGTAAACCAATCTTTATTCAAAAATGACAAAATCAACCGTACCGCAGTTTTGCGAAGTGATAACGAGGTAATACGGATTCAGGCAAATCTCGAAACGGCAAAACAAGTCAGTAATAACGCCAAATCGTACTTCAATTTTTTGCTCAACGAAAAATTAGATTCTGACATTGAAACAGATGACAATGAGGTTTTGCCCATTGATGCCGTTACAGAAAATACCCAAAACAGGGAGGAATTGCTAAAACTGACTCAGGTTAAGGAATTAAATGAAACTGTTGGTAAACTAACACAATCGTATTGGTTTCCTACAGTAAGCGGATTTGCCGATTTCGGTTTTCAGGACTTTGATTTTGATGTGAACAAAGATTCACGCTATTATTTCGCAGGATTAGGTTTGCAATGGAATATTTTTTCCGGAAACAAGAATAAATACAAACTCAAACAGGTTGAAGAAGATACTAAAAAAATTAGTTCCCAAACTGATAATGTAAGGCAGCAATTACTGCTTCAGTTTCAGGTATCACAAAACAATCTGAAATCGGCATTGGAACAATTTTACGCCAATAAAAACCAAAAAGAATCCGCCAAAAAATACAATGATGACATCACCAAATTGTATAAAGAAGGACAGGCTATTTACATTGAACTTCTCGATGCACAAAATCAATGGGTAAATGCCCAACTCAACACCAATATTGCACTTTATAATTCTTGGATCGCTTTTGCGGAATTAGAAAGGGCCAATGCAACTTTTACTTTAAAAAACTAA
- a CDS encoding SDR family oxidoreductase produces MKILVFGASGSQQFNVISEGIKKGAEVFAATSSAASFEKLSQAGAKPILANMSDANKMLEITKSIDAIAFMIPVSLPNPFDGLEYAKNVIDAAKINSVKKIVWNTSGWLAPQKIGIPGEDVKLDIKEYLKNSGLEYVIIEPTIYMENMMGPFCAPFVKNEMKLAYPTPEIMPIGWIASRDVSAFVVEAVYNDKLKADTFQISGLENLKGNDLAEQFSKGLGKNVVYYTQPAKEFGDILKPFVGEAGAAGVTSYYESLQNATEFPPKFNPKMNEILEKLPVQMTPLVQWANENKAYFS; encoded by the coding sequence ATGAAAATCTTAGTATTTGGAGCTTCAGGCTCACAACAATTCAATGTAATATCTGAAGGGATCAAAAAAGGAGCAGAAGTATTTGCAGCAACAAGTTCTGCTGCAAGTTTTGAAAAATTAAGTCAAGCAGGTGCAAAACCTATTTTGGCTAATATGAGTGATGCCAATAAAATGTTGGAAATTACCAAAAGCATAGATGCGATAGCTTTTATGATTCCTGTTTCTTTGCCCAATCCATTTGATGGCTTGGAATATGCCAAAAATGTGATTGATGCAGCTAAGATAAATAGTGTAAAGAAAATCGTTTGGAACACAAGTGGTTGGTTAGCTCCGCAAAAAATAGGAATCCCTGGCGAAGATGTAAAGTTGGACATAAAAGAGTATTTAAAAAATAGCGGATTGGAGTATGTGATAATTGAACCCACTATTTATATGGAAAATATGATGGGACCTTTTTGTGCACCTTTTGTAAAAAACGAAATGAAGCTTGCTTATCCTACTCCAGAGATTATGCCTATTGGTTGGATAGCTTCAAGAGATGTAAGTGCTTTTGTTGTAGAAGCAGTTTACAATGACAAACTAAAAGCGGATACATTTCAAATAAGTGGTTTAGAAAATTTAAAAGGTAATGATTTGGCTGAACAATTTTCTAAAGGTTTGGGTAAAAACGTTGTTTATTATACGCAACCTGCCAAAGAATTTGGTGATATATTAAAACCATTTGTTGGTGAAGCAGGTGCAGCAGGAGTAACTTCGTACTATGAAAGCCTTCAAAACGCAACAGAGTTTCCTCCAAAATTCAATCCAAAGATGAATGAGATTTTAGAGAAACTGCCCGTGCAAATGACACCTTTGGTGCAATGGGCAAATGAGAATAAAGCGTATTTTTCCTAA
- a CDS encoding PaaI family thioesterase, with the protein MKNKRLQLLQSFIGKPFSGSPSPFAKWLNGTVISVDEKSVEFQFEVRKEMTNPAGTLHGGVICGMFDDCIGVNFMILGTEYFFPTINLNVEFFSAAKEGDAVIVKTNIIKRGKSVINIKADMFNSERIIASATSNLVISEMTINM; encoded by the coding sequence ATGAAAAACAAAAGACTTCAGTTACTTCAGAGTTTTATTGGCAAACCATTTTCGGGAAGTCCGTCTCCATTTGCCAAATGGCTGAATGGGACGGTGATTTCTGTTGATGAAAAATCGGTTGAATTTCAATTTGAGGTAAGAAAAGAGATGACCAATCCGGCAGGAACCCTTCACGGCGGTGTCATTTGCGGTATGTTTGATGATTGCATCGGTGTTAATTTTATGATTTTAGGTACAGAATATTTCTTCCCAACGATTAATCTAAATGTAGAATTTTTTAGTGCGGCAAAAGAAGGCGATGCTGTAATAGTTAAAACAAATATCATAAAAAGAGGAAAATCTGTAATCAATATAAAAGCTGATATGTTTAATTCTGAGAGAATTATTGCTTCAGCCACATCAAATCTTGTGATAAGCGAAATGACGATAAACATGTAG
- a CDS encoding alkene reductase, producing the protein MSKTIFEPYNLNGLQLRNRIVMAPMTRSRADNEGNVATELIAEYYRQRASAGLIITEGTFISPEAVGYINVPAIYSKDQIEGWKLTTQAVHQEGGSIFAQLWHTGAISHPDLQNGNKPLGPSAVNPNQQVFTFEGFKDTVEAQAMTIADIKRTINDFKQAAINAFEAGFDGVEIHSANGFLLQQFLHKNSNHRTDEYGGSIENRTRIIFEILDELKTVIDLSKAGIRFNPSVHGIMGIEADDETIALYNYIANRLNDYNLAYIHLTEPFTDVSNVSLAIQNVAKHFRGFYKGTIITNVRYTKETANKVIASGDANLVAFGVPFIANPDLVERFKTDAVLNAPDPNTFYTSGEKGYTDYPKMTEVSNSI; encoded by the coding sequence ATGAGCAAGACAATTTTCGAACCCTACAATTTAAATGGGTTACAATTAAGAAATCGTATCGTAATGGCGCCTATGACCCGCTCTAGAGCTGATAATGAAGGAAACGTTGCCACAGAACTCATTGCAGAATATTACAGACAGCGAGCATCAGCAGGATTAATCATTACAGAAGGAACTTTCATCAGTCCCGAAGCCGTTGGTTATATTAATGTACCAGCCATTTATTCAAAAGATCAAATAGAAGGTTGGAAATTAACAACCCAAGCCGTACACCAAGAAGGAGGAAGTATTTTTGCCCAATTATGGCATACAGGGGCTATTTCCCATCCCGATTTGCAAAACGGGAACAAACCACTTGGACCATCGGCTGTTAATCCCAACCAACAGGTATTTACTTTTGAGGGGTTTAAGGATACGGTAGAAGCACAAGCAATGACCATTGCCGATATAAAAAGAACCATAAATGATTTCAAACAAGCAGCAATCAATGCTTTTGAGGCAGGATTTGACGGTGTTGAAATACACAGTGCCAATGGTTTTTTGTTACAGCAATTTTTACATAAAAACTCAAATCACAGGACAGATGAATATGGAGGTTCTATAGAAAACAGAACTCGTATAATTTTTGAAATACTAGACGAATTAAAAACCGTAATTGATCTATCAAAAGCAGGAATACGTTTTAACCCTTCAGTTCACGGAATTATGGGCATTGAAGCTGATGATGAGACGATTGCTTTGTATAACTATATTGCAAACCGATTAAATGATTATAATTTAGCATACATTCATCTTACAGAGCCTTTTACAGATGTATCTAATGTGAGTTTAGCTATTCAAAACGTAGCAAAACATTTCCGCGGATTTTACAAAGGTACTATCATCACAAATGTTCGCTATACAAAAGAAACTGCCAATAAAGTTATAGCATCTGGCGATGCAAATTTAGTAGCGTTTGGAGTTCCCTTTATTGCGAATCCTGATTTAGTTGAACGTTTTAAGACAGATGCTGTACTTAATGCACCTGACCCAAACACTTTTTATACTTCTGGAGAAAAAGGGTATACTGATTATCCGAAAATGACTGAAGTTTCTAACTCCATCTAA
- a CDS encoding SDR family NAD(P)-dependent oxidoreductase, producing MELKDEKVLITGASGGIGLEVAKLMAAKNYAVTLVARSENKLNEAKAILHGNNHTVLVADLNNSKDLVRLSEHIKSECYNVLINNAGAGLYGQFINMPLQEQINGMHLNMDALVTLSYAFLQNAKKGDSLVNVASLLGHSSFPGAAVYAGTKSFVANFSESLWFEFKNKGIYVMGFNPGATKSDFHSNAGKETNSYPEFVLSTAYDVAQDLITGLERRSKPRVISGWKNRLMLFNFKFLSRALGIKIMGQISPGMK from the coding sequence ATGGAATTGAAAGATGAAAAAGTACTAATTACAGGTGCTAGTGGAGGCATCGGATTAGAAGTAGCCAAATTGATGGCTGCAAAAAATTATGCAGTAACACTTGTAGCAAGAAGCGAGAATAAATTAAATGAAGCCAAAGCTATACTTCATGGAAATAACCACACAGTACTGGTAGCTGATCTAAACAACTCAAAGGATTTGGTTAGGCTGTCTGAACACATTAAATCAGAATGTTATAATGTCCTAATTAATAATGCAGGTGCTGGACTGTATGGACAATTTATCAATATGCCGCTTCAGGAACAAATAAATGGTATGCACCTTAATATGGATGCATTGGTAACACTGTCTTACGCTTTCCTGCAAAACGCAAAAAAGGGAGACAGTCTGGTAAATGTGGCTTCACTTTTAGGACATTCTTCTTTTCCAGGAGCAGCTGTATATGCAGGAACTAAAAGCTTTGTTGCTAATTTTTCCGAATCCTTGTGGTTTGAATTTAAAAATAAAGGCATTTATGTAATGGGGTTTAATCCTGGGGCAACTAAATCAGATTTTCATTCAAATGCTGGTAAGGAAACCAATTCATATCCCGAATTTGTATTGTCCACAGCATATGACGTAGCACAAGATTTAATTACCGGTTTGGAAAGAAGAAGTAAACCAAGAGTAATATCAGGCTGGAAAAACCGCTTAATGTTATTCAACTTCAAGTTTCTTAGCCGTGCATTGGGCATTAAAATAATGGGGCAAATAAGTCCAGGAATGAAATAA
- a CDS encoding efflux RND transporter periplasmic adaptor subunit has translation MKKLIIILFVLQLFYSCKEEKKEQKPFENADVISIKTATAQSLALATNINASGLVTTENQANYGFKIGGVVSKIYVEEGQFFKKGQLLATLDETEIGSGLNQSDLNVKKYERDYTRALNLYKDSVYTLEQLQNTKTGLDIARKQKDAVAFNARYAKIYATADGFVTAKIANEGEVVGAGSPILAINETSKNNNYLLKVGLTDQEWGTVKLGQKATVTLDGFPDEQFDATIFRKSQAADAALGSFQVELKLNMKNSKPAVGMFGKAEIKAEKAEDRIIIPYNSLIEADGNKAFVFVVENNKVKRQPVTIAKFENNKVFIKDGLQKTDEIVISNSAYLNEQSTIKIIK, from the coding sequence ATGAAGAAATTAATAATTATCCTATTCGTACTACAGCTTTTTTATTCTTGTAAAGAAGAAAAAAAAGAACAAAAACCTTTTGAAAATGCCGATGTTATTTCGATTAAAACAGCAACGGCTCAATCATTGGCACTTGCAACTAACATAAACGCATCCGGCTTGGTGACAACGGAAAATCAAGCCAATTATGGCTTTAAAATTGGTGGTGTTGTCAGTAAAATTTACGTAGAAGAAGGTCAGTTTTTCAAGAAGGGACAACTTCTTGCCACTTTAGATGAAACCGAAATCGGTTCGGGCTTGAATCAATCGGATCTGAATGTTAAGAAATACGAGCGTGATTATACGCGTGCCTTAAATCTTTACAAAGACAGTGTTTATACTTTGGAACAGCTTCAAAACACCAAAACAGGTTTGGACATTGCCCGAAAACAAAAAGATGCTGTCGCTTTTAATGCCCGTTATGCAAAAATTTATGCCACGGCCGATGGTTTTGTTACTGCAAAAATTGCCAATGAAGGTGAAGTGGTCGGTGCCGGATCTCCAATTTTAGCCATAAACGAAACAAGCAAAAACAACAATTACCTGTTAAAAGTTGGTTTAACCGACCAAGAATGGGGGACTGTTAAATTGGGGCAAAAAGCAACTGTCACTCTTGATGGATTTCCTGATGAACAATTTGACGCTACTATTTTTAGAAAATCACAAGCTGCCGATGCTGCATTAGGTTCGTTTCAGGTGGAGTTGAAACTTAATATGAAGAACAGCAAACCGGCCGTGGGTATGTTTGGAAAAGCAGAAATCAAGGCCGAGAAAGCCGAAGACCGCATCATCATTCCGTATAATTCACTTATAGAAGCCGACGGAAACAAAGCCTTTGTGTTTGTCGTAGAGAACAACAAAGTAAAACGTCAGCCTGTTACAATTGCCAAATTTGAAAACAATAAGGTTTTTATCAAAGACGGTCTTCAAAAAACGGATGAAATCGTGATTTCCAACAGTGCTTATCTCAACGAACAATCCACTATCAAAATCATTAAATAA
- a CDS encoding winged helix-turn-helix transcriptional regulator, with product MEKKSKIILPCDEKCPVRASLTLLSGKWTLLILFQINKKVMRYGELKRAIPGISEKMLIQELNMLVENKLVSKKAYPEIPPKVEYTLTELGLKTLPIADKLAEFGLENLV from the coding sequence ATGGAAAAAAAATCTAAAATAATTTTACCTTGTGATGAAAAGTGTCCTGTTAGAGCCTCTTTAACACTTCTTAGCGGTAAATGGACTTTGTTGATATTGTTTCAAATCAACAAAAAAGTGATGCGATATGGCGAACTAAAAAGGGCTATACCCGGTATTAGCGAAAAAATGCTGATACAAGAATTGAATATGCTTGTTGAAAATAAACTAGTCAGCAAAAAAGCCTATCCCGAAATTCCACCAAAAGTTGAGTATACTTTAACTGAATTGGGGTTAAAAACTTTGCCAATTGCAGATAAATTGGCTGAATTCGGTTTAGAGAATTTAGTCTGA